Proteins encoded in a region of the Panicum hallii strain FIL2 chromosome 3, PHallii_v3.1, whole genome shotgun sequence genome:
- the LOC112883788 gene encoding receptor-like cytoplasmic kinase 185 isoform X1: MGCLPCFGSSGEGAAKKGGARKDGSSDRRVTRVGSASALDKSKPQGGSDSKKDAVILRDGNNQHIAAHTFTFRELAAATKNFRQDCLLGEGGFGRVYKGRLENGQVVAVKQLDRNGLQGNREFLVEVLMLSLLHHDNLVNLIGYCADGDQRLLVYEFMPLGSLEDHLHDIPPDKEPLDWNTRMKIAAGAAKGLEYLHDKASPPVIYRDFKSSNILLGEGFHPKLSDFGLAKLGPVGDKTHVSTRVMGTYGYCAPEYAMTGQLTVKSDVYSFGVVFLELITGRKAIDNTKPHGEQNLVAWARPLFKDRRKFPKMADPLLQGHFPMRGLYQALAVAAMCLQEQAATRPFIGDVVTALSYLASQTYDPNAPVQHSRSNTSTPRASRGGGSNDQRRLRSPNHHSPDLRRREATTGSKYEAEVSRTNSGSGSGRRSGLDDVDTAGLQLGSPGHAGRKRESPRTTERQLAVATAKTWGENSRDRN, translated from the exons ATGGGCTGCCTGCCGTGCTTCGGGTCGTCTGGTGAGGGGGCGGCCAAGAAGGGCGGCGCGCGCAAGGACGGCTCGTCGGATCGCCGCGTCACCCGCGTCGGATCAG CTTCTGCTTTAGATAAATCAAAGCCACAGGGTGGATCGGACTCTAAGAAGGATGCAGTTATCCTGAGGGATGGGAACAATCAGCATATTGCAGCACACACTTTCACTTTTCGTGAACTTGCTGCTGCCACTAAGAACTTCAGACAAGATTGCTTATTGGGTGAAGGAGGTTTTGGCCGTGTTTATAAAGGACGGTTGGAGAATGGGCAG GTTGTTGCAGTGAAGCAACTTGATCGCAATGGCCTTCAAGGAAATAGGGAGTTTCTTGTTGAGGTTCTAATGCTGAGCCTATTGCACCATGACAACCTGGTCAACCTAATTGGATATTGTGCTGACGGGGACCAACGTCTTCTTGTATACGAGTTTATGCCATTGGGATCACTTGAGGATCATTTGCATG ATATTCCACCTGATAAGGAACCTCTGGACTGGAATACACGGATGAAGATTGCTGCTGGTGCCGCCAAGGGCTTAGAGTACTTGCACGACAAAGCAAGTCCTCCTGTTATTTACAGGGATTTCAAGTCCTCAAACATTCTACTTGGTGAAGGGTTTCATCCAAAGTTATCGGACTTTGGCCTCGCTAAACTTGGCCCTGTTGGTGACAAGACTCATGTTTCAACACGTGTTATGGGAACTTATGGCTACTGTGCCCCAGAGTATGCAATGACAGGGCAGCTTACAGTTAAATCTGATGTATATAGTTTTGGCGTTGTGTTCCTTGAACTGATTACTGGTCGCAAAGCAATTGACAACACCAAGCCCCATGGAGAGCAAAATCTAGTTGCATGG GCTCGTCCTCTATTCAAGGACCGGCGAAAATTTCCTAAAATGGCTGATCCATTACTTCAGGGCCACTTCCCCATGAGGGGTCTGTATCAGGCTTTAGCCGTTGCTGCTATGTGTTTGCAAGAGCAAGCTGCTACACGCCCCTTTATAGGTGATGTGGTCACTGCTCTTTCATACCTAGCTTCTCAGACATACGATCCAAACGCACCTGTTCAACATAGTCGGAGTAATACATCAACTCCGAGGGCTAGCCGAGGTGGCGGGAGCAATGACCAACGCCGTCTCCGCTCACCGAATCACCATTCTCCGGATTTGAGGAGAAGGGAAGCCACCACAGGGTCAAAATACGAGGCTGAGGTCAGTAGGACAAACTCTGGCAGTGGTTCTGGTCGTCGGTCTGGCTTGGATGACGTGGATACGGCAGGTTTGCAATTGGGGAGTCCTGGACATGCAGGAAGGAAGAGGGAATCTCCGAGGACAACAGAAAGGCAGCTAGCTGTTGCAACGGCCAAAACATGGGGGGAGAATTCGCGAGACAGAAATTGA
- the LOC112883789 gene encoding lipase-like: MYGSQIRFGAHLTPIIDPWRVGPGPSRTNFGGFVLRWGRFRRSCAEFGQDFCLPPPNFGGGFALVLAPRLQGMEPRRWLAAAVLMCLLVHCCGRELKTKHAPIYDPALARTLAEYTSAVYTADLTQLFTWTCERCGDLTEGFEVIELIVDVKNCLQGYVGFAKGMNAVIVVFRGTQENSIQNWIEDLFWKQLDLDYPVMPEAKVHSGFYSAYHNTTLRDGVVRGIQKTRGVYGNIPIMVTGHSMGGAMASFCALDLVVNFGLKDVTLMTFGQPRIGNAVFASNFKGHLPNAIRVTNAHDIVPHLPPYYRYFPQKTYHHFPREVWIHNVGLGTFEYSIEEICDDSGEDPTCSRSVSGNSVQDHIHYLGISMHAESLAHCRIVTGTLQYKMDPAGNIVFSKQPGLSVDELHSAQ, translated from the exons ATGTATGGCTCCCAAATCCGATTCGGTGCGCACCTAACCCCAATAATCGATCCTTGGCGGGTTGGGCCAGGTCCTTCTCGCACCAATTTCGGTGGTTTTGTTCTCCGGTGGGGCAGATTCCGTCGTTCTTGTGCCGAGTTTGGGCAGGATTtttgtcttcctcctcccaATTTTGGGGGCGGTTTCGCCCTGGTTCTTGCGCCGCGGCTCCAGGGCATGGAGCCGCGGAGGTGGCTCGCGGCCGCTGTTTTGATGTGCCTGCTGGTGCATTGCTGCGGGAGAG AACTGAAGACAAAACATGCGCCCATATATGACCCAGCCCTTGCCCGGACACTCGCTGAATATACTTCTGCT GTCTATACTGCTGACCTGACCCAATTGTTTACGTGGACCTGTGAAAGATGTGGTGACTTAACAGAG GGGTTTGAGGTGATAGAGCTGATTGTTGATGTGAAAAATTGCTTGCAG GGATATGTTGGATTTGCTAAAGGTATGAATGCAGTTATAGTCGTGTTCAGGGGCACTCAAGAAAACAG CATTCAGAACTGGATAGAGGACTTATTTTGGAAACAACTTGATCTCGACTACCCGGTTATGCCTGAAGCAAAG GTTCACAGTGGATTTTATTCTGCTTACCATAACACAACATTGCGTGATGGAGTTGTCAGAGGTATTCAAAAGACCAGGGGAGTGTATGGTAATATTCCTATCATGGTCACTGGACACTCCATGGGAGGAGCTATGGCTTCATTTTGCGCCCTTGATCTTGTT GTTAACTTTGGGTTAAAGGATGTTACTCTCATGACATTTGGACAACCTCGGATTGGCAATGCTGTCTTTGCTTCTAATTTCAAAGGGCATTTGCCAAATGCAATCCGAGTGACCAATGCACACGACATTGTGCCTCATTTACCCCCATACTACCGCTACTTCCCACAAAAGACGTACCACCATTTTCCACGGGAG GTATGGATCCATAATGTTGGCCTAGGAACTTTCGAATATTCAATAGAGGAAATTTGTGACGATTCTGGAGAAGACCCAACTTGTAGCAG GTCTGTGAGTGGAAACAGCGTGCAGGACCATATACACTATCTTGGCATCAGCATGCATGCCGAGTCATTGGCACATTGCAGAATTGTCACGGGAACCCTGCAGTATAAGATGGATCCTGCTGGCAACATTGTGTTCTCCAAGCAGCCTGGTTTATCAGTCGATGAGCTACACAGTGCGCAATGA
- the LOC112887601 gene encoding uncharacterized protein LOC112887601 produces the protein MLGEVQLPRHAKKRHGCGARFGRHTQIAPQLGLLPPPVRAAQVFFQQGSHLLLRGIRIKTKFSVMSFLRLLPQRLPRIFRQVEQDVETVIHVLQPGPIGIVEHKFTDVEILEARATVKRAVDNWQRNWTLERNLGSASFDKWKK, from the exons ATGTTAGGCGAGGTACAGCTGCCTCGCCACGCAAAAAAACGCCACGGGTGCGGCGCTCGATTTGGCCGCCACACCCAAATCGCGCCACAGCTCggtctcctccctcctcccgtccgcgccgcccag GTATTTTTCCAACAAGGCAGTCATCTTCTGCTTCGAG GAATCCGAATTAAGACGAAGTTTAGCGTGATGTCTTTCCTGAGATTGTTACCTCAAAGACTACCCCGAATTTTCAG GCAGGTAGAGCAGGATGTTGAGACTGTAATCCATGTTCTCCAGCCAGGTCCAATTGGGATCGTGGAGCACAAATTCACAGACGTGGAGATCCTGGAGGCTAGGGCCACAGTAAAAAGAGCAGTAGATAATTGGCAAAGGAACTGGACCCTTGAGAGAAATCTTGGCAGTGCTTCTTTTGATAAATGGAAGAAGTAA
- the LOC112883788 gene encoding receptor-like cytoplasmic kinase 185 isoform X2, whose translation MGCLPCFGSSGEGAAKKGGARKDGSSDRRVTRVGSDKSKPQGGSDSKKDAVILRDGNNQHIAAHTFTFRELAAATKNFRQDCLLGEGGFGRVYKGRLENGQVVAVKQLDRNGLQGNREFLVEVLMLSLLHHDNLVNLIGYCADGDQRLLVYEFMPLGSLEDHLHDIPPDKEPLDWNTRMKIAAGAAKGLEYLHDKASPPVIYRDFKSSNILLGEGFHPKLSDFGLAKLGPVGDKTHVSTRVMGTYGYCAPEYAMTGQLTVKSDVYSFGVVFLELITGRKAIDNTKPHGEQNLVAWARPLFKDRRKFPKMADPLLQGHFPMRGLYQALAVAAMCLQEQAATRPFIGDVVTALSYLASQTYDPNAPVQHSRSNTSTPRASRGGGSNDQRRLRSPNHHSPDLRRREATTGSKYEAEVSRTNSGSGSGRRSGLDDVDTAGLQLGSPGHAGRKRESPRTTERQLAVATAKTWGENSRDRN comes from the exons ATGGGCTGCCTGCCGTGCTTCGGGTCGTCTGGTGAGGGGGCGGCCAAGAAGGGCGGCGCGCGCAAGGACGGCTCGTCGGATCGCCGCGTCACCCGCGTCGGATCAG ATAAATCAAAGCCACAGGGTGGATCGGACTCTAAGAAGGATGCAGTTATCCTGAGGGATGGGAACAATCAGCATATTGCAGCACACACTTTCACTTTTCGTGAACTTGCTGCTGCCACTAAGAACTTCAGACAAGATTGCTTATTGGGTGAAGGAGGTTTTGGCCGTGTTTATAAAGGACGGTTGGAGAATGGGCAG GTTGTTGCAGTGAAGCAACTTGATCGCAATGGCCTTCAAGGAAATAGGGAGTTTCTTGTTGAGGTTCTAATGCTGAGCCTATTGCACCATGACAACCTGGTCAACCTAATTGGATATTGTGCTGACGGGGACCAACGTCTTCTTGTATACGAGTTTATGCCATTGGGATCACTTGAGGATCATTTGCATG ATATTCCACCTGATAAGGAACCTCTGGACTGGAATACACGGATGAAGATTGCTGCTGGTGCCGCCAAGGGCTTAGAGTACTTGCACGACAAAGCAAGTCCTCCTGTTATTTACAGGGATTTCAAGTCCTCAAACATTCTACTTGGTGAAGGGTTTCATCCAAAGTTATCGGACTTTGGCCTCGCTAAACTTGGCCCTGTTGGTGACAAGACTCATGTTTCAACACGTGTTATGGGAACTTATGGCTACTGTGCCCCAGAGTATGCAATGACAGGGCAGCTTACAGTTAAATCTGATGTATATAGTTTTGGCGTTGTGTTCCTTGAACTGATTACTGGTCGCAAAGCAATTGACAACACCAAGCCCCATGGAGAGCAAAATCTAGTTGCATGG GCTCGTCCTCTATTCAAGGACCGGCGAAAATTTCCTAAAATGGCTGATCCATTACTTCAGGGCCACTTCCCCATGAGGGGTCTGTATCAGGCTTTAGCCGTTGCTGCTATGTGTTTGCAAGAGCAAGCTGCTACACGCCCCTTTATAGGTGATGTGGTCACTGCTCTTTCATACCTAGCTTCTCAGACATACGATCCAAACGCACCTGTTCAACATAGTCGGAGTAATACATCAACTCCGAGGGCTAGCCGAGGTGGCGGGAGCAATGACCAACGCCGTCTCCGCTCACCGAATCACCATTCTCCGGATTTGAGGAGAAGGGAAGCCACCACAGGGTCAAAATACGAGGCTGAGGTCAGTAGGACAAACTCTGGCAGTGGTTCTGGTCGTCGGTCTGGCTTGGATGACGTGGATACGGCAGGTTTGCAATTGGGGAGTCCTGGACATGCAGGAAGGAAGAGGGAATCTCCGAGGACAACAGAAAGGCAGCTAGCTGTTGCAACGGCCAAAACATGGGGGGAGAATTCGCGAGACAGAAATTGA
- the LOC112883787 gene encoding probable LRR receptor-like serine/threonine-protein kinase At3g47570: MKVTTSTAPFLLVFLASISHSVICSTFGNDADRRSLLEFKNAITLDPHQSLISWNESTHFCSWEGVSCSSKNPPRVTAIDLRNQGLVGHISPSLGNLTFLRNLSLATNRFSGQIPEALGRLRRLRSLYLTNNTLQGIIPSFANCSDLKVLWLDRNELAGGLPGDLPLGLEELNLSFNNLIGTIPSTLGNITALKRFACVFNGLDGGIPGELAALREMEILASGGNRFTGGFPEAILNMSALVRLDLDSNRFSGKIPPGIGSSLPNLLWLFIGGNFFRGTIPSSLANASNLVKVDISSNFFTGVVPASIGKLANLTWLNLEMNQLHARRKKDWDFMDSLANCTELQIFSVAGNQLEGQVPNSLGNFSVQLQSLTLGQNLLSGSFPSGIANLPNLIALGLDYNRFTGSVPQWLGGQKTLQVLSLTNNNFTGYIPSSLSNLSHLIELYLDSNQFIGNIPSSFGNFQFLTTITTSYNNLHGSLPKEIFRVPTIEQVEFAFNNLSGELPTEVGNAKQLMILKLSSNNLSRDIPDTLGNCENLQAVVLDQNNFGGGIPSSFGKLISLQLLNLSHNMLSGSIPVSLGDLQHLELLDLSFNNLTGQVPTKGIFRNSTAVQIDGNQKLCGGVQELHLPECPNKTSHKNKHRLSVLLKVVIPLASMVTLAIVIMLLLILKGKKGTKSISLPSFGREFPKVSYKDLAGATNRFSTANLIGKGRYSFVYRGQLLQDTNVVAIKVFNQEIRGAQKSFIAECNALRNVRHRNLVPILTVCSSIDSSGNDFKALVYKFMPRGDLHKLLYSTPHDDRSSDLCYISLAQRLNIVVDVSDALAYLHHSHQGTIIHCDLKPSNILLDDNMTAHVGDFGLARFRIDSTSFSHSDSTSSFAINGTIGYVAPECAAGGQVSTAADVYSFGVVLLEIFIRRKPTDDMFKDGLSIAKYTEMNIPDKMLQIVDPQLVQELGLSQEDPVTDDESAPHCLLSVLNIGLCCTKSAPSERISMQEVAAKLHTIRDSYLR, translated from the exons ATGAAGGTTACTACTTCAACTGCACCTTTCCTCTTGGTGTTCCTGGCCTCCATCTCCCATTCAGTCATCTGCTCAACTTTCGGAAACGATGCAGATCGACGCTCTCTGCTAGAATTCAAGAATGCGATCACTCTCGATCCACACCAATCTTTGATCTCCTGGAACGAAAGCACCCACTTCTGCAGCTGGGAAGGCGTCTCATGCAGCTCCAAGAACCCACCTCGCGTCACCGCCATTGATCTCAGGAACCAAGGTCTGGTTGGCCACATCTCTCCTTCACTTGGCAACCTGACTTTCCTCAGGAATCTGTCACTGGCGACGAACAGGTTCTCCGGACAAATTCCTGAAGCTCTCGGCCGCCTGCGTCGTCTCCGGTCACTCTACCTGACCAACAACACGCTGCAAGGGATCATACCGAGCTTTGCAAACTGCTCTGATCTAAAGGTGCTATGGCTGGATAGGAATGAGCTCGCCGGAGGATTACCTGGAGACCTGCCTCTTGGCCTGGAGGAGCTGAACCTCTCATTCAACAATCTTATTGGGACCATCCCTTCCACGCTTGGCAACATCACAGCGCTGAAGCGCTTCGCCTGTGTGTTCAACGGCCTCGACGGTGGCATCCCTGGTGAGCTCGCGGCGCTGCGTGAGATGGAAATACTGGCTAGCGGCGGCAACCGGTTCACAGGTGGGTTCCCAGAGGCAATCCTGAACATGTCGGCGCTCGTTCGGCTTGACCTCGACAGCAACCGCTTCAGCGGCAAGATTCCGCCCGGCATCGGCAGCTCACTGCCTAATCTGCTGTGGCTGTTCATTGGCGGCAACTTCTTTCGAGGAACTATCCCTTCTTCCTTAGCAAATGCTTCGAACCTAGTCAAGGTTGACATCTCTTCCAATTTCTTCACCGGGGTGGTGCCTGCCTCCATTGGCAAGCTTGCCAATCTTACATGGTTGAATCTTGAGATGAATCAGCTCCATGCTCGTAGAAAGAAAGACTGGGATTTCATGGATAGCTTAGCTAATTGCACTGAGCTACAAATATTCTCTGTGGCAGGGAATCAGCTGGAAGGACAGGTACCAAATTCATTAGGAAATTTTTCAGTTCAGCTTCAGTCTCTTACCTTGGGACAGAATCTATTGTCAGGGAGTTTTCCTTCAGGCATTGCAAATCTTCCAAACCTGATAGCTCTTGGACTGGATTACAACCGGTTTACAGGCTCTGTGCCACAATGGCTTGGAGGCCAGAAAACATTGCAAGTACTAAGCTTGACTAACAACAATTTTACAGGGTATATTCCCTCCTCCCTGTCCAATCTGTCACATTTGATAGAACTTTATCTGGACTCAAATCAGTTCATTGGAAACATACCTTCAAGCTTTGGAAACTTTCAGTTCCTTACAACAATCACCACTTCTTATAACAATCTTCATGGTAGTCTTCCAAAGGAGATCTTCAGAGTTCCAACGATAGAGCAAGTTGAGTTCGCATTCAACAATCTCAGTGGAGAACTTCCTACAGAAGTAGGGAATGCCAAGCAGCTCATGATTTTGAAGCTTTCATCCAATAATCTGTCGAGAGATATTCCTGATACTTTGGGTAACTGTGAAAATTTGCAAGCAGTAGTGCTGGACCAGAATAATTTTGGTGGAGGTATTCCTTCTTCGTTTGGCAAATTAATTAGCCTACAACTTCTCAACCTGTCACACAATATGTTAAGTGGATCAATACCAGTGTCACTTGGTGACCTTCAGCATCTTGAACTGCTAGATTTGTCATTCAACAATCTTACAGGTCAGGTCCCAACTAAAGGAATCTTCAGGAATTCAACTGCCGTGCAAATTGATGGAAATCAGAAGCTTTGTGGAGGTGTACAGGAGTTACACCTACCTGAATGTCCTAATAAAACTTCACATAAAAATAAACACAGGCTATCTGTACTACTCAAAGTAGTGATCCCATTAGCCAGCATGGTGACACTTGCCATTGTGATAATGCTCTTATTAATTTTGAAGGGGAAAAAAGGGACAAAATCTATATCTTTGCCTTCATTTGGTAGAGAGTTTCCCAAAGTTTCCTATAAGGATCTTGCTGGAGCAACTAACAGATTCTCGACGGCCAATTTAATTGGCAAAGGGAGATACAGTTTTGTATACCGAGGACAACTACTTCAAGATACAAATGTAGTTGCTATCAAGGTCTTCAATCAAGAGATAAGGGGAGCACAAAAGAGCTTCATTGCAGAGTGTAATGCTTTGAGAAATGTACGGCATCGCAATCTTGTTCCTATCTTAACGGTGTGCTCAAGCATAGATTCAAGTGGAAATGACTTCAAAGCATTGGTATATAAATTCATGCCACGAGGAGACTTGCATAAATTATTGTACTCAACTCCACATGATGATAGATCTTCAGATCTGTGCTATATTTCACTGGCCCAAAGGTTAAACATTGTGGTCGACGTGTCTGATGCATTGGCATATCTACACCACAGCCATCAGGGAACAATTATTCATTGTGATCTCAAGCCTAGCAATATCCTTTTGGATGACAATATGACAGCTCATGTCGGAGATTTTGGTCTTGCAAGGTTCAGAATTGATTCCACATCTTTTAGTCACTCAGATTCGACTTCTTCATTTGCGATAAATGGAACCATAGGATATGTTGCTCCAG AATGTGCCGCGGGTGGTCAAGTTTCAACTGCTGCAGATGTATATAGCTTCGGAGTTGTTCTCCTCGAGATATTCATAAGGAGGAAGCCAACAGATGACATGTTCAAGGACGGATTGAGCATTGCAAAGTATACAGAGATGAACATCCCTGATAAGATGCTGCAGATTGTTGATCCTCAGCTGGTACAAGAGCTGGGCCTCTCCCAGGAAGATCCGGTGACTGACGATGAAAGTGCACCACATTGCCTTCTTTCTGTACTGAACATTGGACTCTGCTGCACCAAGTCAGCCCCGAGCGAGCGCATCAGCATGCAAGAGGTGGCTGCCAAGCTACATACAATCAGGGATTCATATCTCAGATGA
- the LOC112886415 gene encoding probable leucine-rich repeat receptor-like protein kinase At5g49770 — protein sequence MSLPIALVVGIAAGGATLLAAAAVLLALWCAARRRARRNRNSDTGSSDPSTLVEWGKGGRSSLAPEPEPEQQVTRQFSLEELVQATKNFSDANIVGAGSFGLVYMGLLLDGTIVAIKRRVGAARQDFADAVRCFSEIRHRNIVTLIGYCQEGGLQMLVYEYLPNGSVCGHLYDNGKGSTTRLEFKQRLSIAIGAAKGLNHLHSRDPPLIHKNFKTNNVLVDENFIAKVADVGLVRLLRGSDDAGPSHGFSSSVYQDPEVQSVAQFSESSDVYSFGVFLLELITGREAASLMPPESREYLAHWMEAHFSSNELIDPRLGGNFTSEGMKELVGLAFQCLNPSSRRRPRMRLVATELDRILETEMSMTTFMGDGTAIVTLGSQLFTS from the exons ATGTCATTGCCGATCGCCCTCGTAGTCGGCATTGCCGCGGGCGGCGCCACCTtgctcgcggcggcggccgtgctccTCGCGCTCTggtgcgcggcgcggcgcagggccCGGCGTAACCGCAACTCCGACACCGGCTCCTCCGACCCTTCGACGCTAG TGGAGTGGGGCAAGGGGGGCCGGAGCTCGTTggcgccggagccggagccggagcaaCAGGTTACGAGGCAATTCTCGCTGGAGGAGCTTGTGCAGGCAACCAAGAACTTCAGCGACGCCAACATCGTTGGCGCTGGGAGCTTCGGCTTGGTGTACATGGGGCTGCTTCTTGATGGCACGATTGTTGCGATCAAGAGGCGTGTGGGGGCGGCAAGGCAGGATTTTGCTGATGCG GTTAGGTGTTTCTCTGAGATTCGTCACCGAAACATTGTAACTCTCATTGGTTACTGTCAAGAAGGGGGTCTACAAATGCTGGTGTACGAGTACCTGCCCAATGGCAGTGTCTGTGGACATCTGTATG ATAACGGGAAAGGCTCCACCACGCGGCTTGAGTTCAAACAAAGGCTTTCAATAGCCATTGGGGCTGCTAAAG GTTTAAACCATCTGCACAGTCGTGATCCTCCCTTGATTCACAAAAACTTCAAGACAAACAATGTGCTGGTTGATGAAAATTTCATTGCAAAGGTGGCTGATGTTGGACTTGTTAGGTTACTTAGAGGATCTGACGACGCTGGCCCATCCCATGGGTTCAGTAGCAGTGTTTACCAAGACCCAGA GGTACAATCGGTGGCTCAGTTCTCTGAAAGCAGTGATGTGTACAGCTTTGGAGTTTTCCTTTTGGAGCTAATTACTGGCAGGGAAGCAGCTTCCTTGATGCCTCCAGAATCCAGAGAATATCTGGCCCACTGG ATGGAAGCACATTTCAGTTCAAATGAACTGATTGACCCAAGATTAGGTGGCAACTTCACTTCAGAAGGTATGAAGGAGCTTGTCGGCCTTGCTTTCCAGTGCCTGAACCCATCGTCAAGACGGCGACCAAGGATGAGGCTGGTTGCGACTGAGCTAGACCGGATTCTGGAGACGGAGATGTCCATGACGACGTTCATGGGCGACGGAACCGCCATCGTCACACTAGGGAGCCAGTTGTTCACGTCGTGA
- the LOC112887829 gene encoding succinate dehydrogenase subunit 4, mitochondrial-like translates to MASRILARSKALPLAAALTRAAADAAPALAGTRALSSLPRYPGAPCQHGLGKVLGFEPTSRLSEAHFFPRWFSSVASNGSPMQKSQIPETNKSGAELKQSSAQKSSEGATPKVVAFSPLDAAIAKPRSSPLTIESSKVRRSEIATQVTFYMIPALLLVSKNSISTSLLVSAVFHQVYMFHKEILLDYVHHDITRKWSLIYFKLLLLVMAKDTIMYFNLF, encoded by the exons ATGGCGTCGCGGATCCTGGCCCGATCCAAGGccctgcccctcgccgccgccctcacCCGCGCTGCCGCCGATGCCGCGCCGGCCCTCGCCGGCACCCGCGCTCTATCGTCCCTGCCCCGCTACCCGGGCGCCCCGTGTCAGCATGGGCTCGGCAAG GTTCTGGGATTTGAACCAACATCTCGCCTCAGTGAAGCACATTTTTTCCCTCGTTGGTTTTCCTCTGTAGCGTCCAATGGATCCCCCATGCAGAAGTCACAG ATCCCAGAGACAAACAAGTCAGGTGCTGAATTGAAACAGTCCAGTGCACAGAAATCAAGCGAGGGAGCCACACCAAAGGTTGTGGCCTTCAGCCCGCTAGATGCAGCTATCGCTAAACCTAGAAGCAGCCCCTTAACAATTGAGAGCTCTAAAGTGAGGCGATCGGAGATAGCAACCCAAGTCACATTTTACATGATCCCAGCTCTGCTTCTCGTCTCCAAGAACAGCATAAGCACCTCTCTCCTGGTCAGCGCGGTGTTCCATCAAGTGTACATGTTCCACAAGGAGATCCTTCTGGACTACGTGCACCATGATATCACAAGAAAGTGGTCTTTGATATACTTCAAGCTGCTTCTGCTGGTGATGGCGAAGGACACCATCATGTACTTCAATTTGTTCTAA